The Malus sylvestris chromosome 8, drMalSylv7.2, whole genome shotgun sequence genomic interval AGACAAGTTCTAACATCTAACAGCCAATACAAATCCCATAAATTTAAACCCTCTAAGCACCGGCCATCACAGTTTCAATGAAATCGTGTGACACCAGAACCATCTTGAAAGTAGACAAGTGAGAATAAGAATCATATCTACACCGCCCATATTCAATATCTATCGTCAAGTCAACAATGGCTGAGATTGTTGTTCATTCTTCAACCAGTGTATTTCCACCACTAATCAAACACGCTTCTTTACAATCATTTTATTTGTCAAACTTCTTTACATCCATTTACGCTTTTTCGACATTATATAGTCGAGGAACTGTCATATAATTCAGATGAACACTACCCTACCCATATCAGATTTACACAACTATTTTCCTTTTATCTATTGATCTTACTATTTCAAAATAAACAATCATGCAACATCCATATCAAACATAAAAAAGCAACCCATACATAGATTATGCAAAAAAATACGATAAatctggtataaaaaaaaacccaaatataATGGCAATAAATCACATACTTCCATTGTAGTGGTGAACCCCAACCTTGGCGAGCATAGCATAGTACTCGATCTCAGATTTCCGCAGAGGCGGGCAATTGTTGGAAATGATAATCAGCTTCCCTGCAATTTACCCAAATcacaaaacatgaaattaaaccccaaaaaatcacaaatcgAATGCAGAAAGTTAGAAAATAATTAGAAAGATTGGAGATTAGAAAGGATCAGAAATGGTCGTGCCTTTGGAGTTGCGGAGGGAATCGATGACGGTCTTGTAGCCGAGAGTGTATTTGCCACTCTTCATGACCAGCGCGAGCCTGGTATTGATGCTCTCGTGggtcttcttcgtcttcttcggaGCCACCATTTTCGACGATTGAAGGTTCTTCTCGGAGACTCTCTCTCTGCTCTGCGGCCGAAGGTGAACGGGTTTGAAGAAGTGGGAAGGGATGGCTGCTAGGGTTTTAGTATTTGATGCTAAGAGATGGGCTTGCACGTGAGTTGGCGAGGTctattaggccatctccaacaagggctggccagagggctcgttgaGCCCTCTAGTCCTCCAAGAtttcccaagatattaatattttaatgaacagtacagggtcATATTtacctccatctccaaccgagagccagagggccaaagggctcgttttagccctgtcacaaaaaaccgtctccaaccgaaggccaaagggccataggaccaaacataatttattatttaaatttaaaaactacaacaacttaaatttaaaaacaacaacttattttttttccaattattttttaatgctgtcggttaaaaccgacagcaataggaaatcattaaaaaaaaaaatagccagcccggggctggctggctggccgaaagcagccagccctccagccctccagccctctccgatcccgtggggccctcccagattccagagccctctggcctagccctcggttggagacggttttagggctattttcggccatctggccctctggacccttcggttggagatggccttagggtttcggtttttttctaattatattTGGCACCCCTATTTATTAGCATACGTAACAATTTCGTCCTTGTTTCTGAGCAAGGTGCATAACTGCACATTTGTCATTTgaataacaaaaaagaaaatttctttGGAAGAAAATGTTAACCTAACCGGAGATCAAAACGACATACGTGACATCAATCATGTGCACATATAAGTAAAATGAGCTAGTTAAGATAAATAAATATCAAACTTGTCAATTATGTGAGCGTAACCTTAGACTTTCTATATTAaattagggaaattttatttgaaccatgCAACCTTTTTCTACACCCAGCTGAAATTTTAAATGAGAAGTGTCttttttacccta includes:
- the LOC126632336 gene encoding 60S ribosomal protein L30-like, which codes for MVAPKKTKKTHESINTRLALVMKSGKYTLGYKTVIDSLRNSKGKLIIISNNCPPLRKSEIEYYAMLAKVGVHHYNGNNVELGTACGKYFRVSCLSIIDAGDSDIIKTLPGGQ